ACGCGGATTCCACCCTGTATCTGTTCGGTTCGGTGCATGTGCTGCGCCCGACGACGGGCTGGGCCAGCCCGCGCGTCCAGGCCGCCTTCGACAGCGCCTCGGACATCTGGTTCGAGATCAGCAACCCCGACGATCAGGCGGCGCTGATGCCCCTGATCCAGCAGCGCGGCCTGTCGCTCGACACGCCATTGTCCAGCCGTCTGACGCCCGAGGAGAACGTCAGGCTGGACGAGGCGGCCAAGGCGATGGGCGCGTCCGCCGCCCAGCTTCAGCCGATGCGGCCGTGGCTGGCGGCGCTCAGCCTGTCGGTCGCGCCCCTGGTCAAGGCCGGTTACGATCCCAAGTCCGGCGTCGAACTGGTGCTGAAGGCGCGGGCCGAGGCGGCCGGCAAGCCGATCCACGGCTTCGAGACCCTCGACAAACAGATCGGCATCCTGGCCGACCTGCCCGACGACGTGCAGATGGCCTTCCTGCGCGAGACGCTGAAGGACTACGAGAACGCCACGATCAAGCTGGACGAGATGGTCTCGGCCTGGGCCAGGGGCGACGTGGACGCCATCGACCGTGTCATGGTCGAGGAGATGAAGGACGCCTCGCCCGCCCTCTATCAGGCGCTGCTGGTGAACCGGAACACCGACTGGGCCGACCAGATCCAGACCCTGCTCCAGGGCTCGGGCACGGCCTTCATCGCCGTGGGCGCCGGACATCTGGCGGGCGACGACAGCGTCCAGGCCATC
Above is a genomic segment from Candidatus Brevundimonas colombiensis containing:
- a CDS encoding TraB/GumN family protein, with protein sequence MTLVRLLKTSVFTVARSVVGVAGGLAVLAAVAVAPADALAQAQPAAAAPAPVAAPAPIQGQGPALWVVKDADSTLYLFGSVHVLRPTTGWASPRVQAAFDSASDIWFEISNPDDQAALMPLIQQRGLSLDTPLSSRLTPEENVRLDEAAKAMGASAAQLQPMRPWLAALSLSVAPLVKAGYDPKSGVELVLKARAEAAGKPIHGFETLDKQIGILADLPDDVQMAFLRETLKDYENATIKLDEMVSAWARGDVDAIDRVMVEEMKDASPALYQALLVNRNTDWADQIQTLLQGSGTAFIAVGAGHLAGDDSVQAILARRGVTVEAVD